Within the Alteromonas sp. M12 genome, the region ATAAAATTTGCGTCTTATAAAGTCTAGTTATAAGAAAAAAGAGTAAATCCGTTTATTTTTACTATCTGATTAAGTATCGAGCTATAAATATTCCCCATATTCCTGTAAATTACGCGCACTTTTTGTCATCATGTAACGTCAATGCCACTTATCATCCGCTGTGGATTGACCACCAAATTCAACGAGGAATCATATGAAAACACTTTCTGACATAGCCGTAGTAGGCTTAGCCGTAATGGGCGAAAACCTAATTTTAAATATGGCCAGTAAAGGGTTTACGGTCACGGCTTATAACCGCTCGTATAGCAAAGTGGAAAATTTTCTCGCGACCCGAGCGAAAGATAAAACGATTCGTGGTGCCGACTCTATTGAGTCACTAGTTGCATCATTGAGTTCGCCTCGCAAGATTATGCTAATGGTTAAATCTGGTCAGCCAGTAGATGATTTTATACAACAGCTCATTCCACATTTGGATAAAGGTGACATTATCATTGATGGTGGAAACAGCCAGTTTGAAGATTCTAATCGTCGTACCGCTATGTTAACGGACAAAGGTTTGTTGTATGTAGGGACGGGCGTGTCAGGTGGAGAAGAAGGCGCGTTGCTTGGTCCTTCAATTATGCCCGGTGGAAATCCTGAAGCATGGCCTCATGTGAAACCTATTTTTCAAGCTATTTCAGCGAAAGTTAAAGACGAAAATGGCGAGCTATCAATTCCATGTTGTGATTGGGTTGGTGAAGGTGGAGCGGGTCACTTTGTAAAAATGGTACATAACGGCATTGAATATGGTGATATGCAAATCATTTGCGAGGGCTTCATTTTAATGCAAGATTTGTTGGGAATGAGTACCGACGAAATGCAAGCTGTCTTTAAACAGTGGAATGAAACTGAATTATCAAGTTACCTGACAGAAATCACCGCTGATATTTTAGGTTACAAAGAAAATGGTGAAGCGCTGGTTAATAGTATTTTGGATACCGCAGGGCAAAAGGGAACGGGTAAATGGACCGGTATTACGGCCTTGCACTTAGGTGTTCCTCTAACCCTAATAGGTGAAGCTGTTTTTGCTCGTTGTCTCTCTGCAATAAAAGATCAACGAGTACAGGCTGCTAAGACCATATCTGGACCAAAAGCAGAATTTACCGGCGATAAGGTGGCTTTCCTTGAAAGCTTACGCCAAGCATTGCTTGCTTCAAAAATAGTCTCTTATGCACAAGGGTTTGCGGTACTGCAAGAGGCAGCCAAAGAATATAAATGGAATCTCGATTATGGCAGTATTGCGATGATGTGGCGTGAAGGATGTATTATTCGTTCAGTATTTTTGGATAACATTAAAGCCGCTTACGATAATAACCCTAATTTGGATAATTTATTGCTAGATGATTATTTCAATCAAGTGGTTGCCAAGGCTCAACAAGGCTGGCGTGAAGTGGTTGCAACTTCAGCAATGCAAGGTGTGGCAGTGCCTTGTTTGTCGTCTGCACTGAGCTATTTTGACGGATATCGTACGGAAAACTTACCTGCTAATCTGTTGCAGGCCCAACGCGACTATTTCGGTGCGCACACTTATGAGCGTAAAGATAAACCTCGCGGAGAATTTTTCCATACAAATTGGACTGGTAGAGGCGGTGATACTGCTTCCACTACTTACGATGTATAATTGGTAATATCGCGACAAAAGGCTGCATATTGCAGCCTTTTTTGCAGGCGTATATTAATTTTCCGGCCATCTTAACGATTGCTGTATTAACGGCACAAAATGCCTCGCTAACTGAGTGTGTTGGGCTAGGGTTGGGTGAGGATCAAAATTGTCTCCTTTACAATTAATACAGGCTAAATAATCCAGTTGTGGCTCCTTTAGCTCATCCACAAGATCTTTTAAAGATTGGATTAAGATTCGTTTTTTGACTTCATTTTCAGAGGTGTCGCATAACATGGGTCCTTCTGAAATCATGATTTGAACATCAGGATATAAATTCAATAAGTGTTTTACACCAAGGGCATAAGTTCGTTTAAAAATACTCAGGTCAGGCGTATTGGTATAAAAATCATTTGTCCCCAAACAAATGAAAATGCCGTCTGGTATGTAGGCATCAACTGGCCACTTTTGGGTATAGGGAGGCACGGGTATTGTCAGTGGAAAAATCTCTGGTAATTGGGCTTCACTCGCTAGCATGTTTGAACCTTGGATTAGTCCTCGGCCACCAAACCCAATAAGATGCACTTGAGCTTTGAGTAAACGTCCTAATTGCATACCAAAAGATTGATAAGCATTGGCCAATTGAGGTCCTTTTTTCGCATTAGGATGTCGCTCCATTAATGCGCCTGTCACAATAGAATCACCTATGAATATCAACTTTCTATCAGGAAGTTGGGGCGGTTCAATAAGTTCACCATCTTGTATGAGTAATGAGATTAAATTAATAACACCGTGCCAAGACTCCCCCCGATTAAGTAATTCAATTTTGACATTTTGTTTATGTTTTGCCGAAAATATGCGGAACGTTTTAGGTGTTTTCGCAATAACAAGCTGTTTGCTAAGGGTGTTATTGATGATCACATCTATTCTGCCTTTACCAACGCTACATTTAGCGACTAATTCGACATTTTTAGCCTGCACATTGAATGAAATGCTTACACCTGGATAACTAAACGCGATTCCTTCATCTAACCTCAGGATTCTACCCATAACTGTTATTTTTGCGTTATTACAATCGATGATATTTTTCATTTGCAGACTAAATTCAGTTAGTTATGCGATATTTGACACTAATTATAAGGTAGATGGTATGACGAATTACACAGTAAAGAGTAAACTATCACTGAATTGTTTTGTTGGGTTACACAATCAGTAACACTCTCTAGTTGGAATTCAATAGATTCCATCCAGAACTGGGTTACTTTCCCGATTGTGACTTGTGAAACGCTTCTCCCCAATTTTCCAGAAAATCTGGACATTTTATGCCCCGCTTTTTGCGGGGCTTTTTTTATTTCTGGCTTATCAATCTGGAACTTGCTGATATTTTAATCAAATTTCGGCGAGCTGAATTTTTCGTTTTAACTTTTTCGGTAATTTTTTTTCGATTTTTACAAAACAAAATTTCGATTATAAATTTCAAATTTATCTTGAAAATTAAGATTTCAAATGTGAAAAATCAATATAAAACAACTAGTTAAATCTATGCAAACGATTGTTATTGATGTTTGGGTATATAAATTGCCCCGATTAAGTGTTGGTTTGTAATAAGTAACTTACTATTTTGTAACGTTTTTTTAGCAAAATAGGTTGATAAATTAGGCATACCCAACTATAAATAAAACTGTGATTAGGCTATAAAAATTCTTATACATCAAAAAATAGCTTATCCAACATGACGATTTCAGTATCGGTGCGCCAATAAGGACTTAACTGAATCGCATGATTACGTCGAACAATGGACGGAAAAACCAAACATTTAATTATGGGAACAACACATGAAGAATAACTTTTCTAAACTCTCTATGGGGATCAAAATGGGATTGTCAGCAACAGCTGCATTGTCTTTGACAATGACCGCACCGCTGATGGCTCAAGAGTCCACAGACAAAAATGCAAACGTTGAAAAAATAGCGGTAGTTGGTAGCCGCGCGGCACCACGTTCTGTTGGTGATTCTCCAGTACCAATTGATATTATTGGTTCTGATGAGCTAACAAAAGCGGGTAATACCGATATGTTAGAAATACTTAAAGGTACAGTGCCTTCACTTAACGTGCATACTAACCCTATCAGCGATGCGGCATCTTTAGTACGTCCTGCGAATTTAAGAGGCTTGTCTGCAGATAGCACCTTAGTTTTGTTAAATGGTAAGCGTCGTCACCGTTCTTCGGTAATTGCTTTCTTAGGTGGTGGGATTAACGATGGGGCTCAAGGTCCAGATATTTCGGTTATTCCAAGTATTGCGTTAAAACAGGTCGAAGTGTTAAGAGATGGTGCTGCGGCACAATATGGTTCTGATGCAATTGCCGGTGTAATGAACTTTGTGCTCAAAGATGATTCAGAAGGTGGTTCATTGGTTGTTCGCCACGGTGAATATTATGAAGGTGATGGCACTACAACAGAAATTTCTGGTAACGTAGGTATGCCATTTACTGATGATGGCTTTGCAAATTTGAGCTTTCAATACAAAAACTCTGATGCTACGAGTCGCAGTGTACAACGCCCAGATGCCGCAGCGTTTGCTGATGCTGGTTTGACCGTTGAAGATCCTGCACAAATATGGGGTTCGCCTGAAATAAATGATGATATTACTATCTTTGGTAATGTTGGCTTAGATTTAGGTAATGACAAAGAATTTTACATGTTTGGTAACTATTCCGAACGAGACGTGAGAGGGGGTTTTTACTATCGTAACCCCACAACTCGTCCTGGCGTTTATGGCGGCATAGTACGTAACTTAGATGGCACGCCTTCTTATCGCCCTGGCGATGATGACCCTACCGGTCAAGCTGCTTGGGATGCTGCACCAGCGACTGTTTTAGTCGGTTCTTTAGATGGTCTAGAACAACAATTAAATTGCCCAGTGGTTGAATTAGGTGATAACGGTTTACCTGATCAAGGTGCGTTAGATTCTCTTACTGCAGCGAATTGTTTCTCGTTTAATCAAATGTTTCCGGCAGGATTTACGCCAAACTTCGGTGGAAATATTACCGATACTTCATTAACTATTGGTACTAAAGGCGAATTTAAAGAAGGTTTCGCTGAAGGTGTTTTATATGATGTGAGTGGTGCGGTTGGTCGAAATGAATCGCAGTTTTTCATTTATAACACCTTAAACGCCTCTCTTGGTCCTGATACTCCCCGTGACTTCTCTCCAGGTAAATATATTCAGCTAGAAAAAACATTCAATTTGGATTTGGTCAAATTGATTGATGCAGACTTATATAGCGAGATTAACCTTGCCGGTGGTCTTGAATGGCGAGAAGAGTCATTTGAAGTGGTTGCGGGTGACGAAGCGTCTTTTGTTGCTGGTGATCTTTTCTCTCAAGGCTTCAGTGTTGGCTCCAATGGTTTCCCTGGATTTAAACCTTCTGATCAAGGGGTTTCAACTCGACGCAGTGCAGCTTTATACGTAGATGCTGAAGTACCTTTCACAGAAGCGTTCTTGATGGGCTATGCGTTACGCTACGAAGATTATGATACCTTTGGTTCGACTACCAATTATAAGATCTCAGCGCAACTGCATGCAACCGATGACCTTTCATTCCGTGGTTCTGTAAGCACAGGTTTCCGTGCTCCTACAGTGGGTCAGGCGAACGTTAGTAACGTTCAAACCAACCTCGACAGTGGTGTACTAGTTGATTCAGCTTTGTTGCCACCAACGAATCCAATTTCTGTGCAACTTGGTGGTACTGAGCTAGAGCCAGAAGAATCACAAAGTTTCACCTTTGGTATGATTTATCAGGTTGGTAGCGTTTTCTTGACTGTTGACTACTACAATATTCAAGTTGAGGATCGTATTAGCCAATCAGATAAAATCAATCTTTCTGATGAAGATAAAGCCGTACTCAAAGATGCTGGTGTACAAAATGTCGATGGTTTGGCGCAAGTTAGCTTCTTTACCAATGACTTTGATACAACCACTCAAGGTATAGATGTTGTAGCGAATTACACTACCAGTCTTTTTGATGGAAATACCACGTTTGCTTTAGCCTATAACTGGAATGACACTGAAGTTGATAGATATTCTGACATTACTGGTGAGTTTAAAGTTAAGCGTATTGAAGAAGACTTACCAAACCACAGAGCAACTCTTACCTGGTCTCAAGGGTGGGATAGCTTCAGCATGTTTACACGTTTGAATTACTATGGTGAATATCAAGGTGTGCATGTAGATTATGATGCAACGGCAATTACTGCTGATTCAGCCGTTACGGTTGATTTTGAAGCGAGTTATTTCGTGAATGATGCAATTACTCTATCTGCTGGTGCGCAAAACTTGTTTGATCAGGATGCTGAAAAAATCAATATTCCTGCTGACCAAGGCATTGCGAATAACACATGGGGTGGCGTTTATTACGAAACTTCTCCTATGGGATTCAATGGTGGTTTTTATTACTTAAAAGCAACCTACAACTTCTAATCTAAGCGGAAGTATGAAAGCCTTGTCAGTAGACAAGGCTTTTTTTTTGAGAAGTGCGATAGAAATGCGAGAGAAATATTGAATAATCAAATTCGAATAGGAAATGACTATTTAGCCAAAGGTGATTTGCTCAATGCGCAGAAGATATTTGTTCAGTCACTGAAAAATGATCCAAATAACGGGGCAGGGTATCTCGGCTTAGGCAAAGTCGCTAAAGCGGCGTTGCAATATGATCAGGCTATCAATTTACTGCAAAAAGCCTGTCATTTATTAGATAAACAACCTGAGCCACTGTTAGAGCTAGCAGATGCTTTCGGTATTGTACATGCCACTGAGGATGCTCAGACTGTATTACGTTACGCTTATGAAAATTGTTCGCAAAACAAAGCTGTGCTGGCAGCATTGATACAACACTACATTGCCACTGCACAAAATACGCAAGCGCTGCCACTGCTTTGGTCACAAATTCGTTCTGCAGATCCAGAATTTTCAGCCTATGGATGGCTCGATTTAATTCGCACACAAGTGACACCCTTAAATCCAGATGAATGGGCATTATTGATGTCTAGCTACGCCAGTTCCACACCTGCATCACAGCAACGAATGCTACTTGATTACGCACTAGGTCAGGCATATGACAAACTGAAAAATTACCCCAAAGCCATAGAACACCTGCAAATGGCCAATGCATATCAGTTAACATTGTGTCCTTATAGAACGGAGCAGATGTCAGCATTTTTTTCGACACTTTCTGACAGCTATCAACAGGTTGCATTTGCGCAAAAGAAATCAAATGACAATACATATGCGGTTACCCCGGTTTTTATCCTAGGATTGCCCCGCACAGGCTCTACATTGTTGGAGCAAATGCTATGTCAGCACAGTGACATAAATAGCTGCGGTGAACAGGCATATCTAAGTCAATATAGTGTGCCTTTTTTAGAGAAAATGACGCAGTTGAGTTATCCTGAATTAGCTAGCAAGCTAAGCGAGTTTGATACCTCAAAGGTATCAGAACATTATTTAAAATTGATAAAAATTGGTTTAAATGAAGCTTTTATCATTAATAAGTTACCGGCAAATTTTCAAAATATCGGTCTAATTTATCAACTTTTCCCGAACGCAAAAGTGATTCATATTACTCGGCAGATTAAAGATGTTTCGCTATCGATTTATAAAAACTATTTCTACGAAAACGAACCATATTTTTGTGATATTGAGGAGTTTGATAAATATGTCAGTTTCTATCAGCAACAAATGCAGTTCTGGGAGGCGTTGATACCCAACAGAATCCTCACCATTACTTACGAAAATTTAGCCGCTGAGCCAAAACAAGTCATTAAAAACGTACTCAACCATATGGGACTTGAATGGCAGGCGTCTTGTGTGACTGCCATTGATGGCAAAGGAACTATCAATACTTTAAGTGCGGCACAAGTACGTAAACCTATTCACCACAAATCAATTGGCCAGTGGCAAAACTATAAAGCGCTTTTCAATTAGCTAAAAAAACGCCAAATGGCTTCCAGCCATACTAAGGTTAATATGGTCAATGCGATAAAAACTGCGGAGGATCCCATATCTTTAGCACGTCCAATCAAAATGTTATTTTCTAGCGTAACGGCATCCGCGAGCGCTTCAATGGCTGAGTTAATAATTTCTGCAAACAACACAAATAGTAATGTACCAATAAGCGCCATTAGATGGACTGTTGAAGAGGATAAAACAAAAGCAAAGGGCAGCATGACCATTACCAAAATTAGTTCTTGGCGAAATGCTGACTCATGTTGCCATGCTGCGCTAAATCCACGAAAAGAACACTGAGTAGCCTTGAATATCCGTGAAAATCCAGTGCCATTCGGTTTATTCACCAGCACCGATTCATCTTCAACCACCGATGCTTGAGTAACTTTGTTTTTCATATCTTTGTACTTCTGCTTTACTCGTCAACTCGCAACACTGTAACTTATCACTAAATGCGTTTTAGTTTGGGTAACGTTTTTGCAGTCCTTGATATACACAATCACTGTAATTGTGAAGGGTAATATCGAGTTCGTTTAACACTTCCACTAAGTGTTCATTGTCTTCACGACCTAGCCAAACTTTCAAATAACTACCGTCTTTATACCCATTATCTTGTCGAAAGAAGTTAAGCACGTTTTTACCAACGTACTGACGGTAAAGTTCATCCGAATCCATTTCCGCTTGTTCGACAATTTTGATGAATAGAGGCACAGAAAATCGTTTTGCTGCACATAAACCCGCCATTAGTTCCAAATTTTCTAAAATATCTTGGTCATTAAACGCATATTCTTTGCCGTCGAACGTAACTGACTGGACACCACTATTCAATTCACTTGCAATGGTTTCGGCAGAGGACTCTATGTTGCCATCAAAGTCGATAATGATTGCGGAAAGAGCAAAGTGCCAAATGTCCACTAATTCCATTTGCAACTGGGGTAGGTCTTTTTGCTGCGCTTTCCACCATTTCCAACCATGATGTTCAATCCCCTCGACCGCCTCTATCATTGCAGCTCTAAGGTATTGATATCCGGCAGTTAACCACTGAGCATTAACCTTTTGATTCATTTTGGCTTGAAGGTTAAGCATGGTGTTAAGTTGAGTAGAGGAAAGCATAATAGTCCTTATGTAGAATTAGCGAGTGCATAGTGTACTTGTTTTGTGATAATCGGCATAGCCTGAAACAGACTAATCATAATTATAATATTAACCTTAAGATAGTATGAATATCCTCATGTATTAAGCATGGATTGGGCTTATTTCTATCAGGTAATAAACTAAAAATTTAGGAGACAGGTGTGAAAAAATACGTAGTTATTTGCTTGATGTTATTTTCATCAGTTGCGTTTTCCCAGAGTAAGTCGATAAATGACTTTACCAGTGGAATGCAATCAAAGGAGGGGTTTTACACCGTCTATTATGAACAAGATAGTGGGAAGTTGTATTTACAAATTGAAAACTTTGGGCAACAAGTATTGTTCCAAAGTAGTTTGCCACAAGGCATAGGCTCGAATGATATCGGCCTAGACAGACTCCAGCTTGGTAAAACTCGTTTAGTGGTTTTTGAGCGCTTTGGTGACAAAGTTTTGCTAAAACAGTTAAATACCATGTTTCGTTCTACAACCGATAATGCTGCCGAGGCTGCTAGTATTGATGAGGCTTTTGCTGACTCTGTCATTGCTGGTTTTACGGTTGTTGCACAGCAAGATGGCGCCGTTTTAGTCGATTATACTGATTTCCTTTTGTCTGATATCCATGGTATTTCCCAGCGCCTAACTCGTGCTAAGCAGGGCAGCTTCAAAGTCGACTCGAAGCGCAGTGCAGTGTATATGCCGCGCACAAAATCCTTTGTTGATAATACCGAAATGGAATCATTAGTCACTTTTGGTGGCACCAATCCAGGCAAATACTTGCAGCAAGTAACCCCTTCTCCAGATAGTGTTACTGTGCATTTACACCATTCTTTGATCAGATTACCTGATGATAATTATAAACCGCGGGCATTCAGCCCTAATTCCGGTTTTAACAAGATGACCTATCAGGATTATTCAGTTCCTATCGAAGCATCGATGGAACAAAGCTTAATAACTCGCCACCGTTTGTTTAAGAAAGATCCAAAAGCAGCAGTAAGTGAAGCAGTTGAGCCTATTATCTATTATTTAGATCCAGGTGTGCCAGAGCCGGTCAGAAGTGCCTTGTATGAAGGTGCTATGTGGTGGGATCAAGCCTTTACTAAAATAGGTTATAAAAACGCGTTTCAAGTGAAAATGTTACCTGAAGACGCGGATCCAATGGACGTAAGATACAACGTCATTAACTGGGTGCACAGAGCAACACGCGGATGGTCTTACGGAATGTCAGTGCGTGATCCACGTACGGGTGAGATTATAAAGGGGCAGGTTACCCTTGGTTCTTTGCGCGTCCGTCAGGATTATCTTATCGCCTTAGGTTTAACCAGTCCGTTTAAACAAAGCGATAGCAGCATTGAAGCGCAAAAAGAAATGGCGTTAGCCAGAATCAGACAATTATCTGCCCATGAAGTTGGCCATACGCTAGGTATCGCTCATAACTTCGCAGCCAGTGCCTATGGTCGCGAGTCGGTAATGGATTATCCTCATCCTACTGTGACGGTAAAAGATGGCAAAGTTGATATTTCCGATGCGTACGCAGTAGGTATGGGAAAATGGGATGACCATGTGATCGCTTACGGTTATCAAGATTTGCCAGATAATGCTGATGAAGCCGATTATTTACAAAATACGATTCAAACCGCGCTCACTTCAGGTTTGCTCTATATCAGCGATCGTGATGCCAGACCTAGTCACGCCATTAGCCCAATTGGTCACTTATGGGATAACGGTAAAGATCCGGTAGAAGAGCTGCACAATCTGATCGAGGTGCGTAAAGTTGCATTATCACAATTTGGGATTAATTCTATTCCAGAAGGTACAACTTTAGCTTCATTGCAAGAAACCTTAGTACCTGTTTATTACTTGCATCGTTATCAATTGGATGCAGTGGCTAAACTTATTGGTGGTTTAAACTACGCTTACGAAAGTAAAGGCGATTATAGTCAGCCCAAGGGTGTGTCGTTTGTTGAACAAAGCAAGCAGATGGCCGCGTTAGATGCCATGATCGAAACGCTTTCGCCGAAGTTTTTACATATACCTGAGAACATTAGTTCTTTGATTACACCTAAAAGCCTTGGCGAGTCTAATACCCGTGAAAGCTTCAATGGTCGTAATGGTTTGAGTTTTGATCCTATCAGTGCCGCAGAATCAGGAGCGGGTTATACCTTGAGCTTAATGCTAACAGCTGAGAGATTAAACCGTCTCGCTGCGCGTCCTATTAATAGTCGTGATCAACTAACAATCCCTGTTTTATTAGAAAAATTATTCGCGGCTACTTTACAACAAAAGCCGAGTAAATTTGCTGCTGATGTTAAACAACGGGTAGATTATGTAGTGCTCAATAGTGTCATTCAAGCTATGCAAGCTGAAGATATCGCCCCAGAAGCTCAAGGGGCTTTATTAGCTGGCTTGATGGACTTACATAGTTGGTTGAAAAAGAACTCTCGTTATGGCCAAAATAAAGTAATGGCTAAACAGTTAGACTGGTTTATGGCAACAGGTGACTGGAAAGGTAACTTTGAAGTGAAACCGCTTCCTCCAGGTTCGCCAATCTAAATACTTATTTTATATTTACTGTATAAGCCGGCTATTGCCGGCTTTTTTTATGGTTATCCTGAATTTTTTGACGTTACACAAATTGATACTCAGTAATTTTTATTTTTCATGTACTTAGCCGTCATAATTGTCAAAGTGATGGTAAAATGACTTTTACTATCTTTGCTAAACGAGCATTGATTAATCCCTTTAATTTAAATTTTGTCACATGTGGTGTGTGCTTGGGTTGTGTTTTAAATGAAAAGTAGAAGAGTGCATAAAGTCCTAGGGTTGCTATTAGTTTTACCTATGATTGGTTGGGTAATTACGGGGCTCATATTTTTTATAAAGCCAGGTTATCAAGATGCATATGAACAGTTAGCGATTAAAACTTACCCATTGGAGCAATCATTTGTCATCCCAAATTCAACTAATTGGATAGAAGCAAGAGTTGTTAAGACGATACTAGGACATCATTTACTGGTCAAAACAGCACAGGGATTTGAGCATCTAGATCCAGATTCCTATCTACCTAAAACGCTTTCCGAACAATCTGAATTGCATACGCTGGTAAATGATGCTGTTTTGCATAATCCACAACGTTATGGAAATGTAGTGTCGAGTGACGGTTATAAAGCAAAAACAAACACTGGGGTTGAAGTGAATCTTAATTGGAATCGCTTAACCTTAAGTCAAAGTGGTGGTGACACCAAGTTAATAAACACCCTGTATAAAATTCACTATTTACAATGGACTCCGTTTAAAGAATTCAATCAAATTTTGGGATTTTCGGGTCTCATTTTATTACTTCTATTAACCATTTTAGGCATCAAAATATACCTATCAAGCAAAGGTAACATCAAGATTAATAGGGGATAAATTAAACCGCTAAAATTGCGACCTAATTTATGCCGTTTAAAAATTAATTTTAATAACAGTGGCGACTCCTGCGACATTTATTACATCACTCACCTATATAATATTTGACATATGAAATTTCACATATATGATTAATCACATATATGAATAATCGAATGTGTTTATGAGTCCTTTACAAGTTTTTAAATGTCTTTCTGACGATACTCGACTTAAATCCTTAATGTTGATAGCTGAGTCTGGCGAGTTGTGCGTATGTGATCTCATGGAGGCACTTTGCCTCGACCAACCTAAAATTTCCCGTCACTTAGCTGAGCTGCGTAAATGTTGCATTTTGCAGGATGAAAGAAGAGGGAAGTGGGTGTATTACCGTCTTCATCCAGAATTACCCGACTGGGTAAACAAAGTGATTACAGAATCTACTTTTCATAACCAATC harbors:
- a CDS encoding dUTP diphosphatase is translated as MLSSTQLNTMLNLQAKMNQKVNAQWLTAGYQYLRAAMIEAVEGIEHHGWKWWKAQQKDLPQLQMELVDIWHFALSAIIIDFDGNIESSAETIASELNSGVQSVTFDGKEYAFNDQDILENLELMAGLCAAKRFSVPLFIKIVEQAEMDSDELYRQYVGKNVLNFFRQDNGYKDGSYLKVWLGREDNEHLVEVLNELDITLHNYSDCVYQGLQKRYPN
- a CDS encoding TonB-dependent receptor encodes the protein MKNNFSKLSMGIKMGLSATAALSLTMTAPLMAQESTDKNANVEKIAVVGSRAAPRSVGDSPVPIDIIGSDELTKAGNTDMLEILKGTVPSLNVHTNPISDAASLVRPANLRGLSADSTLVLLNGKRRHRSSVIAFLGGGINDGAQGPDISVIPSIALKQVEVLRDGAAAQYGSDAIAGVMNFVLKDDSEGGSLVVRHGEYYEGDGTTTEISGNVGMPFTDDGFANLSFQYKNSDATSRSVQRPDAAAFADAGLTVEDPAQIWGSPEINDDITIFGNVGLDLGNDKEFYMFGNYSERDVRGGFYYRNPTTRPGVYGGIVRNLDGTPSYRPGDDDPTGQAAWDAAPATVLVGSLDGLEQQLNCPVVELGDNGLPDQGALDSLTAANCFSFNQMFPAGFTPNFGGNITDTSLTIGTKGEFKEGFAEGVLYDVSGAVGRNESQFFIYNTLNASLGPDTPRDFSPGKYIQLEKTFNLDLVKLIDADLYSEINLAGGLEWREESFEVVAGDEASFVAGDLFSQGFSVGSNGFPGFKPSDQGVSTRRSAALYVDAEVPFTEAFLMGYALRYEDYDTFGSTTNYKISAQLHATDDLSFRGSVSTGFRAPTVGQANVSNVQTNLDSGVLVDSALLPPTNPISVQLGGTELEPEESQSFTFGMIYQVGSVFLTVDYYNIQVEDRISQSDKINLSDEDKAVLKDAGVQNVDGLAQVSFFTNDFDTTTQGIDVVANYTTSLFDGNTTFALAYNWNDTEVDRYSDITGEFKVKRIEEDLPNHRATLTWSQGWDSFSMFTRLNYYGEYQGVHVDYDATAITADSAVTVDFEASYFVNDAITLSAGAQNLFDQDAEKINIPADQGIANNTWGGVYYETSPMGFNGGFYYLKATYNF
- the gnd gene encoding decarboxylating NADP(+)-dependent phosphogluconate dehydrogenase — protein: MKTLSDIAVVGLAVMGENLILNMASKGFTVTAYNRSYSKVENFLATRAKDKTIRGADSIESLVASLSSPRKIMLMVKSGQPVDDFIQQLIPHLDKGDIIIDGGNSQFEDSNRRTAMLTDKGLLYVGTGVSGGEEGALLGPSIMPGGNPEAWPHVKPIFQAISAKVKDENGELSIPCCDWVGEGGAGHFVKMVHNGIEYGDMQIICEGFILMQDLLGMSTDEMQAVFKQWNETELSSYLTEITADILGYKENGEALVNSILDTAGQKGTGKWTGITALHLGVPLTLIGEAVFARCLSAIKDQRVQAAKTISGPKAEFTGDKVAFLESLRQALLASKIVSYAQGFAVLQEAAKEYKWNLDYGSIAMMWREGCIIRSVFLDNIKAAYDNNPNLDNLLLDDYFNQVVAKAQQGWREVVATSAMQGVAVPCLSSALSYFDGYRTENLPANLLQAQRDYFGAHTYERKDKPRGEFFHTNWTGRGGDTASTTYDV
- a CDS encoding sulfotransferase, which translates into the protein MNNQIRIGNDYLAKGDLLNAQKIFVQSLKNDPNNGAGYLGLGKVAKAALQYDQAINLLQKACHLLDKQPEPLLELADAFGIVHATEDAQTVLRYAYENCSQNKAVLAALIQHYIATAQNTQALPLLWSQIRSADPEFSAYGWLDLIRTQVTPLNPDEWALLMSSYASSTPASQQRMLLDYALGQAYDKLKNYPKAIEHLQMANAYQLTLCPYRTEQMSAFFSTLSDSYQQVAFAQKKSNDNTYAVTPVFILGLPRTGSTLLEQMLCQHSDINSCGEQAYLSQYSVPFLEKMTQLSYPELASKLSEFDTSKVSEHYLKLIKIGLNEAFIINKLPANFQNIGLIYQLFPNAKVIHITRQIKDVSLSIYKNYFYENEPYFCDIEEFDKYVSFYQQQMQFWEALIPNRILTITYENLAAEPKQVIKNVLNHMGLEWQASCVTAIDGKGTINTLSAAQVRKPIHHKSIGQWQNYKALFN
- a CDS encoding diacylglycerol kinase; protein product: MKNKVTQASVVEDESVLVNKPNGTGFSRIFKATQCSFRGFSAAWQHESAFRQELILVMVMLPFAFVLSSSTVHLMALIGTLLFVLFAEIINSAIEALADAVTLENNILIGRAKDMGSSAVFIALTILTLVWLEAIWRFFS
- a CDS encoding GDSL-type esterase/lipase family protein, coding for MKNIIDCNNAKITVMGRILRLDEGIAFSYPGVSISFNVQAKNVELVAKCSVGKGRIDVIINNTLSKQLVIAKTPKTFRIFSAKHKQNVKIELLNRGESWHGVINLISLLIQDGELIEPPQLPDRKLIFIGDSIVTGALMERHPNAKKGPQLANAYQSFGMQLGRLLKAQVHLIGFGGRGLIQGSNMLASEAQLPEIFPLTIPVPPYTQKWPVDAYIPDGIFICLGTNDFYTNTPDLSIFKRTYALGVKHLLNLYPDVQIMISEGPMLCDTSENEVKKRILIQSLKDLVDELKEPQLDYLACINCKGDNFDPHPTLAQHTQLARHFVPLIQQSLRWPEN